One Streptomyces sp. NBC_01237 genomic region harbors:
- a CDS encoding 2'-5' RNA ligase family protein, with protein MGTVTLGVSIAVPEPYGSLLQERRASFGDPAAYGIPTHVTLLPPTEARAADLPAVEAHLARIATAGRPFPMRLYGTGTFRPLSPVVFVQVVEGASACSWLQKRVRDASGPLVRELQFPYHPHVTVAHGISEEAMDRAYAELSSYEAAWTCGSFALYEQGADAVWRKINEFPFGGGGGAPAVPAQGGSSVDEPSLRS; from the coding sequence GTGGGGACCGTAACGCTTGGCGTTTCGATCGCGGTCCCGGAGCCCTACGGCAGCCTGCTCCAGGAGCGGCGCGCGAGCTTCGGGGACCCTGCCGCGTACGGCATTCCCACCCACGTCACCCTGCTCCCGCCGACCGAGGCGCGGGCGGCCGACCTCCCCGCGGTCGAGGCGCATCTCGCCCGGATCGCCACGGCCGGCCGCCCCTTCCCGATGAGGCTGTACGGCACCGGGACCTTCCGGCCGCTCTCGCCGGTCGTCTTCGTCCAGGTGGTCGAGGGCGCCTCGGCCTGCTCCTGGCTGCAGAAGCGGGTCCGGGACGCCTCGGGGCCGCTGGTGCGCGAGCTCCAGTTCCCGTACCACCCGCATGTCACCGTGGCGCACGGCATCTCCGAGGAGGCGATGGACCGGGCGTACGCGGAGCTCTCCTCGTACGAGGCGGCCTGGACCTGCGGTTCCTTCGCGCTCTACGAACAGGGCGCGGACGCGGTCTGGCGCAAGATCAACGAGTTCCCGTTCGGGGGCGGGGGCGGCGCGCCCGCCGTCCCCGCACAGGGCGGCTCCTCCGTCGACGAGCCGTCGCTGCGCTCCTGA